From the Helicobacter sp. MIT 05-5293 genome, one window contains:
- a CDS encoding DNA-deoxyinosine glycosylase — translation MPTHPFPPSGLNADSKTLILGSFPSIKSRECGFYYAHPQNRFWKVLGALFDDKSIAQNQALINNIAAKTAFLQSHSLVLWDIVQTCEIIGSSDSSLKNIAFNDIFALLSSSKIKTICLNGTKASALFQKYCKNLGFPLTAQTKEYYKILIPPPSFSQKFNRNINIFSLPSTSPANAKTNLQKLLLSWQILREMS, via the coding sequence ATGCCCACCCACCCATTCCCGCCTAGTGGTTTGAATGCAGATTCTAAAACCCTCATTCTTGGCTCGTTCCCTTCTATAAAATCACGCGAGTGTGGATTCTACTACGCACACCCACAAAATCGCTTTTGGAAAGTGTTGGGAGCATTGTTTGATGATAAGAGTATCGCACAAAATCAAGCCTTAATAAATAACATCGCCGCCAAAACCGCATTTCTACAATCCCATTCCCTCGTACTGTGGGATATTGTGCAAACCTGTGAGATTATCGGTTCGAGCGATAGTAGCCTCAAAAATATTGCGTTTAATGACATCTTTGCGCTGCTTAGCTCAAGCAAGATTAAGACTATTTGTCTCAATGGCACAAAAGCAAGCGCACTTTTTCAAAAATATTGTAAGAATCTCGGCTTTCCGCTCACAGCCCAAACCAAAGAATATTATAAAATCCTTATCCCCCCACCCTCTTTTTCACAAAAATTTAACCGCAATATCAACATCTTTTCTCTGCCCTCAACCAGCCCCGCAAACGCCAAAACTAACCTCCAAAAACTCCTACTTTCGTGGCAGATTCTGCGCGAGATGTCATAA
- a CDS encoding cytolethal distending toxin subunit A/C: MRLFATAFFALFLTACHSTPDMSDADLGIGDTPTPPNLPQPGAQSREMLLNLGNHPPLALSNANQIVPANASNPVALMSPGGGIITIWALKPQNWVWGYTPIDSYEFGDVRFWRILSFPNGQVQIQNLKLKTCLKGYKNGVIHAVCSTNDQTQLWNLNFFDNQAVQIQNVALKTCVQTPTIRTTQYFSIFLKQCVTSAESNLDQQWYITPILLPSDPIFVTNP, translated from the coding sequence ATGAGACTTTTTGCGACCGCATTTTTCGCGCTTTTTTTGACTGCGTGCCACTCCACGCCCGACATGTCTGATGCTGATTTGGGCATTGGCGACACCCCAACACCCCCAAACCTGCCCCAGCCGGGCGCACAATCACGCGAGATGTTGCTCAATCTCGGCAATCACCCGCCCCTTGCGCTCTCAAACGCCAACCAAATCGTCCCCGCAAACGCCTCAAACCCTGTTGCGCTAATGAGTCCGGGCGGTGGAATCATCACAATCTGGGCGCTCAAACCGCAAAATTGGGTGTGGGGATACACGCCCATTGATAGCTACGAGTTTGGCGATGTGCGCTTTTGGCGCATTCTTAGCTTTCCAAATGGGCAAGTGCAGATTCAGAATCTAAAACTCAAAACTTGCCTCAAAGGCTACAAAAATGGTGTGATTCACGCGGTGTGCAGCACCAACGACCAAACGCAACTTTGGAATCTCAACTTTTTTGATAACCAAGCGGTGCAGATTCAAAATGTCGCTCTCAAAACCTGCGTGCAGACGCCGACTATTCGCACCACACAATATTTTAGCATTTTCCTTAAGCAATGCGTAACAAGTGCTGAAAGCAATCTTGACCAACAATGGTATATCACGCCGATTTTGCTTCCTTCAGACCCTATTTTTGTAACCAATCCCTAA
- a CDS encoding cytolethal distending toxin subunit B family protein: MRKLFYFLAMSFSLAFGNIEDYKVSTWNLQGSSANTESKWNVSVRQLITGDNPANILMIQEAGALPSSARRTGRVVQPGGTPIEEFTWELGTNSRPRMVYIYYAPLDVGARRVNLAIVSDRRADDVFVVSQNVVATDTSRPAIGIRIGNDVFFNIHALASGGGDAPALVTAVHDFFINMPEINWLIAGDFNREPATLQAGLDTRITNHINIISPRSATHFGARGTARTLDYAVVGRSSNTRTTLALPQITALLIAASMRAHLSSDHFPVHFGRF; encoded by the coding sequence ATGAGAAAATTATTCTATTTCTTAGCAATGAGCTTTAGCCTCGCCTTTGGCAATATTGAAGACTATAAAGTCAGCACTTGGAATCTGCAAGGTTCTTCGGCAAACACCGAAAGCAAGTGGAATGTGAGCGTGCGACAGCTGATTACGGGCGACAACCCCGCAAATATCTTGATGATTCAAGAAGCGGGTGCGCTCCCGTCTTCGGCGCGGCGCACAGGGAGAGTCGTCCAACCCGGCGGCACACCCATAGAAGAATTCACATGGGAGCTAGGCACAAACTCGCGCCCGCGTATGGTGTATATCTACTATGCGCCACTTGATGTCGGGGCGCGGCGTGTGAATCTCGCCATAGTGTCCGACAGACGCGCTGATGATGTGTTTGTGGTGAGTCAAAATGTTGTCGCAACCGATACCTCGCGCCCGGCAATTGGCATTCGCATTGGCAATGATGTGTTTTTCAATATCCACGCCCTTGCAAGCGGTGGGGGCGATGCACCCGCGCTTGTAACAGCAGTGCATGATTTTTTTATCAATATGCCCGAAATCAATTGGCTGATTGCGGGCGATTTTAACCGCGAACCCGCGACACTGCAAGCGGGGCTAGACACACGAATCACCAATCATATCAATATCATCTCGCCGCGTTCGGCGACACACTTTGGCGCAAGAGGCACAGCGCGAACGCTTGACTATGCTGTGGTGGGGCGCTCAAGCAACACTCGCACAACACTCGCCCTGCCGCAAATCACCGCGTTGCTGATTGCCGCAAGCATGCGCGCACATCTTTCGTCTGACCATTTTCCTGTCCATTTTGGACGCTTTTAG
- a CDS encoding DUF485 domain-containing protein: MKIPKNQQKALAKFRNFVSFRNKISLILSLIVLGCYYVFIVGVGMFPEILGYRLGPSSVTLGILVGMFLIALCVIATGLYTFLANWYFDKDQESIIEELKESGAIEALQSGKISYKDEE, from the coding sequence ATGAAGATACCTAAGAATCAGCAAAAAGCTCTTGCTAAGTTTAGAAATTTTGTATCTTTTAGAAACAAAATTTCACTTATTTTGTCGCTTATTGTTTTGGGTTGTTATTATGTATTTATTGTGGGCGTGGGAATGTTCCCCGAAATTTTAGGTTATCGTTTGGGACCGAGTTCTGTTACTTTGGGGATTCTGGTTGGAATGTTTTTGATTGCTTTGTGTGTAATTGCTACAGGGCTTTATACATTCTTAGCAAACTGGTATTTTGACAAGGATCAAGAATCTATCATTGAAGAATTAAAAGAAAGCGGTGCGATCGAAGCTCTTCAAAGCGGAAAAATTAGCTATAAGGACGAGGAATGA
- a CDS encoding cation acetate symporter, which translates to MKHIAGILISVGFLSSACLGAGFDLGEISKTSFNPIATGMFLAFVLATLFITYLSNKKSKSAGGFYTAGGNITGMQNGTAIAGDFMSAASFLGITALVFTNGFDGLIYSIGFLAGWPIILFLIAEKFRNLGKFTFADITAYRLEAKPIRIISAISALSVIVFYLIAQMVGAGQLIQVLFGLPYTLAVILVGILMICYVVFGGMHATTWVQIIKAILLLAGASFMAIMILYLTKFDLSYYFSQAIAHHPKGESIMSPGGFLPDTISALSLGLALMFGTAGLPHILMRFFTVKDAKEARKSVFYATGLIGYFYILTFVIGFGAIALLLGNPDFTNADGSFNGITNMVAVNLAQVLGGDLFLGFISAVAFATILAVVSGLAISGAGAISHDLFVNVVKNGQCDPKLEMKVTKLATIGIGVFAIILGIIFENQNVAFTVGLAFAIAASVNFPILLLCIYWKNLTTKGAFWGGLIGLIVVLTLVLLSPSIWVKSFGFESAIFPYDHPAIFTMPLTFIAIFVISKLDFSERAKIDKAGFEAQDFRAQSGVGISEAVAH; encoded by the coding sequence ATGAAACATATTGCAGGTATTTTAATCAGTGTAGGGTTTTTGAGTAGTGCTTGTTTAGGAGCGGGATTTGATTTGGGTGAGATTAGCAAAACCTCATTTAATCCCATTGCTACTGGAATGTTTTTAGCTTTTGTGCTTGCGACTTTGTTTATCACTTATCTTTCCAACAAAAAAAGCAAGTCTGCGGGTGGATTCTATACTGCGGGCGGCAATATCACAGGTATGCAAAATGGCACAGCGATTGCCGGAGACTTTATGAGTGCGGCAAGCTTTTTGGGCATTACTGCGTTGGTATTTACTAATGGTTTTGATGGATTGATTTATTCGATTGGATTCTTGGCAGGTTGGCCTATTATCCTTTTTCTTATTGCAGAAAAGTTTCGTAATCTCGGTAAATTTACCTTTGCAGATATTACAGCCTATCGCTTAGAAGCAAAGCCTATTCGTATTATTTCTGCTATTTCAGCTTTGAGTGTGATTGTCTTTTATCTTATTGCGCAAATGGTAGGTGCAGGACAACTTATTCAAGTGCTTTTTGGGCTTCCTTATACTTTGGCAGTTATCTTGGTGGGAATCTTGATGATTTGCTATGTCGTCTTTGGTGGAATGCACGCAACTACTTGGGTGCAAATCATTAAGGCGATATTGCTTTTAGCAGGTGCAAGTTTTATGGCAATTATGATTTTGTATTTGACAAAATTTGATTTGAGTTATTATTTTTCTCAAGCAATTGCGCATCACCCTAAGGGAGAAAGCATTATGTCGCCAGGTGGATTCTTACCTGATACGATTTCTGCGTTGAGTTTGGGGCTTGCATTGATGTTTGGGACAGCGGGCTTACCTCATATTTTGATGCGGTTTTTCACGGTCAAAGATGCCAAAGAAGCGCGTAAATCTGTGTTTTATGCGACAGGTTTAATCGGATACTTTTATATTTTAACCTTTGTGATTGGTTTTGGTGCGATTGCGCTTTTATTAGGGAATCCGGACTTTACAAATGCTGATGGGAGCTTTAATGGAATCACCAATATGGTGGCTGTGAATCTCGCACAAGTTTTGGGTGGAGATTTGTTTTTAGGCTTTATTTCTGCAGTGGCGTTTGCGACTATTTTGGCGGTGGTTTCTGGATTGGCGATTTCTGGCGCAGGTGCGATTAGCCACGACTTGTTTGTCAATGTCGTTAAAAATGGACAATGTGATCCTAAGCTTGAGATGAAGGTAACCAAACTCGCTACGATTGGGATTGGTGTTTTTGCGATTATCTTAGGGATCATTTTTGAGAATCAAAATGTTGCTTTCACGGTGGGATTAGCCTTTGCGATTGCGGCAAGTGTAAATTTCCCTATTTTGCTTTTGTGTATTTATTGGAAAAATCTCACGACTAAAGGTGCATTTTGGGGCGGTTTGATAGGGCTTATTGTCGTGCTTACTTTGGTGCTTTTAAGTCCAAGTATTTGGGTGAAAAGCTTTGGTTTTGAGAGTGCGATTTTCCCTTATGATCACCCTGCGATTTTTACGATGCCGCTGACTTTTATTGCGATTTTTGTGATTTCAAAACTTGATTTTTCCGAGAGAGCAAAGATTGACAAGGCAGGATTTGAAGCGCAAGACTTCCGCGCACAAAGCGGTGTAGGGATCTCTGAAGCAGTTGCGCATTGA
- a CDS encoding sulfite exporter TauE/SafE family protein — protein sequence MGVEILIAIGLISGVCAGFFGIGGGVIIVPSLLLLGLEMEYAIGISIMQMVFSSTFGSLINIYKKNLAIADGVFVGIGGLIGASFSGLIVDTLDSKILLLLFFALSCVSLYKYAFNVKTQANPTPPIQDPTKQKLMMIFAGTLTGIFAVSLGVGGGLILAPILAYYLGFDSKKVVPISLFFIIFASISGSISLAAHDLIDFHAGLIIGISSMIGVALGIYLISKTSLKNHRYALLGIYAFSIFMTLWKIIQVFTA from the coding sequence ATGGGTGTAGAAATATTAATCGCTATTGGCTTGATAAGCGGTGTTTGTGCTGGATTCTTTGGGATAGGTGGCGGGGTTATCATCGTGCCTTCTTTGTTGCTTTTAGGGCTAGAAATGGAATATGCTATTGGTATTTCGATTATGCAAATGGTGTTTTCCTCGACTTTTGGCTCATTGATTAATATCTATAAAAAGAATCTTGCCATTGCTGATGGCGTTTTTGTCGGTATTGGAGGGCTTATTGGCGCAAGTTTTAGCGGACTTATTGTCGATACTTTGGATTCTAAAATCTTATTGCTTTTGTTTTTTGCGCTAAGCTGCGTGAGCCTCTACAAATACGCCTTTAATGTCAAGACACAAGCCAATCCCACGCCACCGATTCAAGATCCTACCAAACAAAAACTGATGATGATTTTTGCAGGCACACTTACAGGAATTTTTGCAGTTTCTTTAGGTGTCGGAGGAGGACTAATCCTCGCTCCTATCCTTGCTTACTATCTAGGATTTGATTCTAAAAAAGTTGTGCCAATTTCGCTTTTTTTCATCATCTTTGCTTCAATCTCGGGGAGCATCTCTCTTGCAGCGCATGACTTGATAGACTTTCACGCAGGGCTAATCATCGGCATCTCCTCAATGATAGGCGTAGCACTAGGAATCTATCTTATCAGTAAAACAAGTCTTAAAAACCACCGATACGCACTTTTGGGAATTTACGCATTTTCGATATTTATGACTTTGTGGAAAATCATTCAAGTTTTTACTGCATAG
- a CDS encoding J domain-containing protein, producing the protein MNVTLTQNYIQITVEEDNEFLKKALAYAEKYFSKSYRLSRTVLILDDGERFKKDYLVNWAYHAFGQDEKHQKIHNLVDSVNPASEESHEGEYTESSDKEDTHQSTEEPLQDLKNLLDFTYLPIRIKIVSKNSLIQRVKIALRLLNSRRVMLKMDQANSVARRYIAHIFEDYYVGCDRDEIYLDCTKPYFWESIMNLISFKVIHNVILDFDYDSFKNRGGLGSFDDSFLTDEERVLRGCYMTLESHYQDDFELVKKRYLKLAKEYHPDNVFGQDEQIVESYNDRFRKIQEAYEKIKHYLRAS; encoded by the coding sequence ATGAATGTTACACTCACACAGAATTATATTCAAATCACCGTAGAAGAAGACAACGAGTTTTTGAAAAAGGCACTTGCTTATGCAGAAAAATATTTTTCTAAAAGCTATCGCCTTTCACGAACCGTGCTTATTTTGGACGATGGAGAGCGATTTAAAAAAGATTATTTAGTCAATTGGGCGTATCACGCTTTTGGGCAAGATGAAAAGCATCAAAAGATTCATAATCTTGTAGATTCTGTGAATCCAGCTTCTGAAGAAAGCCACGAGGGAGAATATACAGAATCCTCTGATAAAGAAGATACGCATCAATCCACAGAAGAGCCCTTGCAGGATTTGAAAAACCTACTTGATTTTACTTATCTGCCTATTCGTATTAAAATCGTGAGTAAAAATTCATTGATTCAACGTGTGAAAATTGCCTTGAGACTGCTTAATTCAAGACGTGTAATGCTCAAAATGGATCAAGCCAATAGCGTAGCTAGACGATACATTGCGCATATTTTTGAAGATTATTATGTCGGGTGTGATCGTGATGAAATTTATTTGGATTGCACAAAGCCTTATTTTTGGGAAAGTATTATGAATCTGATTAGTTTTAAGGTGATTCATAATGTGATTTTGGATTTTGATTATGATAGTTTTAAGAATCGCGGAGGTTTGGGGAGCTTTGATGATTCGTTTTTGACCGATGAAGAAAGAGTGCTAAGAGGTTGCTATATGACATTAGAGAGCCATTATCAAGATGATTTTGAGCTGGTCAAAAAGCGTTATTTAAAACTTGCAAAAGAATATCACCCTGATAATGTTTTCGGACAAGATGAGCAAATCGTAGAAAGCTACAATGATCGCTTTAGAAAGATTCAAGAAGCTTATGAGAAAATTAAGCATTATCTTCGCGCATCGTAA
- a CDS encoding endonuclease codes for MRFVFRLVILGALGLLLCACAGKQISPQNTPKNFAQSKAFLKKAYKEHQFTQEFYCGVEFDTDTLKIISSDRYTPRNALTKQGKPNIRAQRIEFEHIMPAHRFGGNLPCWKNGGRKACQKDKKFVQMESDIRNLLPAIGEINADRSNYAYDEPPANIAYTQYGKCLVYTDFKAKRFYPADYSKGLIARVYLYMSAHYGITLTPAEKRLMQQWDKRYPPNEYERAWLDLKDSKNK; via the coding sequence ATCCGCTTTGTTTTTCGCTTAGTGATTCTTGGCGCGTTGGGTTTATTGCTGTGTGCGTGTGCAGGCAAGCAAATATCTCCTCAAAACACACCCAAAAATTTTGCCCAAAGCAAAGCATTTCTCAAAAAAGCCTACAAGGAGCATCAATTCACACAAGAGTTTTACTGCGGTGTAGAATTTGATACTGATACGCTAAAGATTATCTCATCAGACCGATACACCCCACGCAATGCCCTAACCAAACAAGGTAAGCCTAATATCCGTGCACAAAGAATCGAGTTTGAACATATTATGCCTGCGCATCGTTTTGGCGGAAACTTGCCTTGTTGGAAAAATGGCGGACGCAAAGCGTGCCAAAAAGATAAAAAATTTGTGCAAATGGAATCGGATATACGCAACCTCCTCCCGGCTATCGGAGAAATCAATGCCGACAGAAGTAATTATGCTTATGATGAGCCTCCCGCAAATATCGCCTACACACAATACGGAAAATGCCTCGTCTATACAGATTTTAAAGCAAAAAGATTCTATCCCGCAGATTATTCTAAGGGCTTGATTGCGCGTGTCTATTTATATATGAGCGCACATTATGGTATCACGCTTACACCTGCTGAAAAAAGGTTAATGCAACAATGGGACAAACGCTATCCACCTAACGAATACGAACGAGCGTGGCTTGATTTAAAAGATTCTAAAAATAAATGA